A part of Catenulispora sp. MAP5-51 genomic DNA contains:
- a CDS encoding DUF4331 domain-containing protein — protein sequence MSSHREAPEISKDPVADSTDVYAFVSPNAPDTVTLIANYLPLQGPAGGPNFYEFGDDVLYEIHIDNTGDGRPDVTYQFQFKTTVANPDTFLYNTGPILSLDSTNWNRRQTYTVTRVDADGRCTTLGRDLACPPCNIGPLSTPDYPALAQMAVHNLGRGRTVFAGQRAEGFYVDLGSIFDLGNLRPFQNLHTTFNIPGLVLPAEQGVNATAQVNVHSIAIQVPIKDLTRDRWHGGNPSDPRAVIGVWTSASRRKVTVREVEPGRDEENGPFVQVSRLGNPLFNEVLVPMARKDEWNALPPSDDKQFAQYVAHPELAALLPVLYPGVFPNLAALDAAGTARADLLAILLTGIPSGVIPGFQNNTGDVQADMLRLNTAIKPSANPNNLGLLGGDLAGFPNGRRVADDVVTIELRAIAGVTYALVATYTPDAAAGVVTDFTPPVPGFPAYLANFPYLPVPYSGYNFMP from the coding sequence ATGTCCTCCCATCGCGAAGCCCCCGAGATCTCCAAGGACCCGGTCGCCGACAGTACCGACGTGTACGCGTTCGTCAGCCCGAACGCGCCGGACACCGTCACGCTGATCGCCAACTACCTGCCGTTGCAGGGTCCGGCCGGCGGGCCGAACTTCTACGAGTTCGGTGACGACGTCCTGTACGAGATCCACATCGACAACACCGGCGACGGCCGCCCGGACGTGACCTACCAGTTCCAGTTCAAGACCACCGTGGCCAACCCCGACACCTTCCTGTACAACACCGGCCCGATCCTGTCGCTGGACAGCACCAACTGGAACCGGCGCCAGACGTACACCGTCACCCGCGTCGACGCCGACGGCCGCTGCACCACCCTGGGCCGCGACCTGGCGTGCCCGCCGTGCAACATCGGTCCGCTGTCCACGCCGGACTACCCGGCCTTGGCACAGATGGCCGTGCACAACCTCGGCCGCGGCCGCACGGTCTTCGCCGGCCAGCGCGCCGAGGGCTTCTACGTCGACCTCGGGTCGATCTTCGACCTCGGGAACCTGCGCCCGTTCCAGAACCTGCACACCACCTTCAACATCCCCGGCCTGGTGCTGCCCGCCGAGCAGGGCGTCAACGCCACCGCACAGGTCAACGTGCACAGCATCGCGATCCAGGTGCCCATCAAAGACCTGACCCGCGACCGCTGGCACGGCGGCAACCCGTCGGACCCGCGCGCGGTGATCGGCGTGTGGACCAGCGCGAGCCGCCGCAAGGTCACCGTCCGCGAGGTCGAGCCGGGCCGGGACGAGGAGAACGGGCCGTTCGTCCAGGTCTCCCGCCTGGGCAACCCGCTGTTCAACGAGGTCCTGGTGCCGATGGCGCGCAAGGACGAGTGGAACGCGCTGCCGCCGTCCGACGACAAGCAGTTCGCCCAGTACGTCGCCCACCCCGAACTGGCCGCGCTGCTGCCGGTCCTGTACCCCGGCGTCTTCCCGAACCTGGCCGCCCTGGACGCCGCCGGCACCGCCCGCGCCGACCTGCTGGCGATCCTGCTCACCGGCATCCCCTCCGGAGTCATCCCCGGCTTCCAGAACAACACCGGCGACGTCCAGGCCGACATGCTCCGCCTGAACACCGCGATCAAGCCCTCGGCCAACCCCAACAACCTGGGCCTGCTGGGCGGCGACCTCGCCGGCTTCCCCAACGGCCGCCGCGTCGCCGACGACGTCGTCACCATCGAACTGCGCGCCATCGCCGGAGTCACCTACGCCCTGGTGGCCACCTACACCCCCGACGCGGCAGCAGGCGTCGTGACCGACTTCACCCCGCCGGTCCCGGGCTTCCCCGCCTACCTGGCGAACTTCCCGTACCTTCCCGTGCCCTACAGCGGTTACAACTTCATGCCCTGA
- a CDS encoding phospholipase, producing the protein MNEHNHGPSAVGSVVLNLGGDIGALIIQAEADLLGVEIEISPLDGTGEPHRTHSMVRERQTVPQPRYDAVYPDVQAGRYTIWRDATTPAGTVTISGGQITTYKLTA; encoded by the coding sequence ATGAACGAGCACAACCATGGTCCCTCCGCGGTCGGCAGCGTCGTGTTGAACCTCGGCGGCGACATCGGTGCCCTGATCATCCAGGCCGAGGCAGACCTGCTCGGTGTGGAAATCGAGATCAGCCCGCTGGACGGCACCGGCGAGCCCCACCGCACCCACTCCATGGTTCGAGAACGCCAAACCGTGCCGCAGCCCCGCTACGACGCCGTCTACCCGGACGTGCAGGCCGGCCGGTACACGATCTGGCGCGATGCCACGACCCCGGCTGGGACCGTCACCATCAGCGGTGGGCAGATCACCACGTACAAGCTCACCGCGTAG
- a CDS encoding cell wall-binding repeat-containing protein, producing the protein MVLPSSPPPPPPVIQPSVKRIGGSDRYQTSLLVSQAQWKDGSANAVVLARGDQAPDALAGVPLAAHVHGPLLLTDPSTLDRATSAEIARVTGGPAPDKTVYILGGNAAVSPSIESGLRAAGYHVVRYKGDDRYGTARAVASAFGSTSHVIVATGEDFPDALAAGPLGADRRRLCGQRRYAGADH; encoded by the coding sequence GTGGTTCTGCCGTCGTCCCCACCGCCCCCGCCTCCAGTTATTCAGCCCTCTGTTAAGCGCATCGGCGGCAGCGACAGGTACCAGACCTCGCTGCTGGTCTCGCAGGCGCAGTGGAAGGACGGCAGCGCGAACGCCGTGGTCCTGGCGCGCGGCGATCAGGCTCCTGACGCGCTGGCAGGCGTCCCGCTGGCCGCGCACGTCCACGGCCCGCTGCTGCTCACCGATCCCAGCACTCTGGACCGGGCCACCAGCGCCGAGATCGCCCGGGTCACCGGTGGTCCCGCGCCTGACAAGACCGTCTACATCCTCGGCGGCAACGCGGCGGTGTCGCCGTCGATCGAATCCGGGCTGCGCGCAGCCGGCTACCACGTGGTCCGCTACAAGGGCGACGACCGGTACGGCACCGCCCGAGCAGTCGCCTCAGCGTTCGGCAGCACCTCGCACGTCATCGTCGCCACCGGCGAAGACTTCCCGGACGCCCTGGCGGCCGGTCCGCTGGGCGCTGACCGGAGGCGCCTATGCGGCCAACGCCGGTATGCCGGTGCTGATCACTGA